The Tripterygium wilfordii isolate XIE 37 chromosome 4, ASM1340144v1, whole genome shotgun sequence genome has a window encoding:
- the LOC119996972 gene encoding receptor-like protein 14 → MVIIMLMLLGWSHGCVEQEREALLQLKPFFKNLYWPMKAEETSSNCCEWEMVECNAKTGRIAKLNVAYGATETKWWYLNVSYFFPFEQLTSLDLSNNHIAGCVKNQGFEMLSLRLRKLEKLDLEYNHFNDNIIFSLSELFNLSSLEELFLDESRLHKDFLQTHVGSSTSLKVLRLSSCGLKGTLPNRGWCDLKNLEELDLDDNELEGTLPPCLANLSSIRVLDLSHNQFTGNLASTPIPNLKFIESLSLRYNHFQVTLKPFANHSSLKKVLADGNELIEESTSYSWTPKFQPEVLSLSNFIPNNSNANFPNFLYHQFNLRYLGLYSSKFGGAFPSWLFENNTRLEKIYLVDNSFFGPFQLPSHPNLNMSMIDISHNKLVGHIPSNISFIFPNLWSLDLSENSFQGTIPPSLGEIISLNTLYLSNNQLSGEIKEHFANTPLWLIKLSNNKFSGLVPTMFNPISLEVLLLDGNNFVGEIPDISSLKYLKTLDISHNSLSGKLSRSMSNMSSLSEIGMSDNLFEGSIPQEICKLYNLEFLDLSRNNLSGPIPHCFSELRNLNHVLLRRNKLRGPMTKSFLNMTDLVTLDFGGNNFSGTIPNWIGNLSSLGILILQGNQFHGDIASQLCNLSRLNILDLSSNSLSGRLPPCLSHFSFTMGFHLSYPFEIGGWDNFNIMRSALEGMVEFTSKRNSLNYTGFILDHMYGIDLSCNQFFGEIPPEFGNLSNLRALNLSHNSLSGSIPASFSKLKQLESFDLSYNDLNGRIPPQLTEVNTLAVFSVAHNNLSGPVPDFKAQFGTFNDSCYEGNPLLCGPPLNNTCGETPFAPLPIYPSKEESVDDGFMDMAFFWVTFVVTYTIALFGVTIVLYINSYWRHAWFYHIELCFNTFYYFLVDKFQ, encoded by the exons ATGGTGATAATTATGTtgatgttgttgggttggagtCATGGGTGTGTGGAGCAAGAGAGGGAGGCTCTCTTGCAACTCAAACCATTCTTCAAGAATCTCTATTGGCCTATGAAGGCAGAGGAGACTAGTTCAAACTGTTGTGAGTGGGAAATGGTGGAGTGCAATGCCAAAACTGGTAGAATAGCCAAACTCAATGTTGCTTATGGAGCAACGGAGACAAAATGGTGGTATCTCAACGTCtcttattttttcccttttgaacAACTCACAAGTCTCGATTTGAGCAACAATCATATAGCTGGTTGTGTGAAGAACCAAG GATTTGAAATGTTGTCGTTGAGGTTAAGGAAACTGGAGAAGCTCGATCTGGAATATAATCATTTCAATGACAACATTATATTCTCTTTGAgtg AGTTGTTTAATTTGAGTTCCTTGGAAGAATTGTTTCTAGACGAATCTAGGCTTCACAAAGATTTTCTTCAAACTCATGTTGGATCTTCCACTTCTCTCAAAGTTCTTCGTTTGAGTAGCTGTGGTCTCAAAGGAACCCTACCCAATCGAG GCTGGTGCGACTTAAAAAACTTGGAGGAGCTTGATCTTGATGACAATGAACTTGAAGGGACACTTCCACCTTGTTTGGCAAATCTGTCATCTATTCGTGTTTTGGATCTCTCTCACAACCAATTCACAGGAAATCTTGCTTCCACTCCCATACCCAAcctcaagtttattgaatcccTTTCACTACGATATAATCACTTTCAAGTAACCCTCAAGCCATTCGCAAACCACTCAAGCCTTAAAAAGGTACTGGCCGATGGTAACGAATTGATTGAAGAATCCACCTCTTATTCTTGGACTCCAAAATTCCAACCAGAGGTATTGAGTTTGTCAAATTTCATACCAAATAATTCAAATGCAAATTTTCCCAACTTCTTATACCATCAATTCAACTTGAGATATCTTGGCCTCTACAGTTCAAAGTTTGGTGGAGCATTTCCCAGTTGGTTGTTTGAGAATAACACAAGATTAGAAAAGATTTACTTGGTGGATAACTCATTTTTCGGCCCATTTCAATTGCCATCACATCCTAATCTAAACATGTCTATGATAGACATATCCCACAACAAGTTAGTTGGTCACATTCCATCAAAtatatcttttatttttccaaATCTATGGAGCTTAGATCTATCCGAGAATTCCTTTCAAGGTACCATCCCTCCAAGTTTGGGTGAGATAATTTCCTTAAATACTCTATACCTCTCAAACAATCAACTTTCCGGAGAAATAAAAGAGCATTTTGCTAACACTCCGTTGTGGCTCATCAAACTTTCAAACAACAAATTTTCTGGGCTCGTTCCTACCATGTTTAACCCAATAAGTTTGGAAGTTTTGCTGTTAGATGGAAATAACTTTGTAGGAGAAATACCTGATATCTCATCATTGAAGTATTTGAAAACATTGGATATCAGCCATAACTCTTTGTCAGGCAAGCTTTCAAGATCCATGTCCAATATGTCAAGCTTGTCTGAAATAGGCATGTCTGATAATCTATTTGAGGGTTCTATTCCGCAAGAAATCTGCAAACTTTATAACCTTGAATTCTTGGATCTCTCTAGGAATAATTTATCTGGGCCTATACCACATTGTTTCAGTGAATTGAGAAATCTAAATCATGTCCTTTTGAGAAGAAACAAATTGAGAGGGCCAATGACAAAATCGTTTCTTAATATGACCGATTTGGTTACTTTGGATTTTGGAGGGAACAATTTCAGTGGCACAATACCAAACTGGATCGGAAACCTCTCAAGCTTGGGGATTCTTATTTTGCAAGGAAATCAGTTCCATGGTGATATTGCTAGTCAGTTATGCAACTTGAGTCGATTAAACATATTGGATCTCTCCTCAAATAGCCTTTCTGGACGCTTGCCTCCCTGCCTAAGTCATTTTTCGTTTACTATGGGATTCCACCTCTCGTATCCTTTTGAGATAGGTGGGTGGGACAACTTCAACATTATGAGGTCTGCATTGGAAGGAATGGTAGAGTTTACATCAAAGAGGAACTCCCTTAATTACACAGGATTCATTCTTGATCACATGTACGGAATCGATCTATCTTGCAACCAATTCTTTGGAGAAATTCCCCCTGAATTTGGAAATTTGAGTAATCTGAGAGCATTAAATTTATCTCACAACAGTTTGAGTGGTTCAATCCCTGCATCATTTTCAAAGCTAAAGCAGTTAGAAAGTTTCGATCTTTCCTACAATGACTTAAATGGTCGAATTCCTCCTCAATTGACCGAGGTAAACACTTTGGCAGTGTTTAGTGTAGCACATAATAATTTATCAGGCCCAGTTCCGGATTTCAAAGCTCAATTCGGGACATTCAACGATAGTTGTTATGAAGGAAATCCTCTTCTCTGTGGACCCCCATTGAACAACACTTGTGGTGAGACTCCTTTTGCTCCACTCCCTATATATCCCTCTAAAGAAGAAAGCGTGGATGATGGTTTCATGGACATGGCGTTTTTTTGGGTGACCTTTGTGGTGACTTACACCATTGCACTATTTGGTGTAACAATAGTCTTGTACATAAATTCATATTGGCGACATGCATGGTTTTACCACATTGAATTGTGTTTCAACACTTTTTACTATTTTCTGGTGGACAAGTTCCAGTAA